The following coding sequences lie in one Bacteroidota bacterium genomic window:
- the cobA gene encoding uroporphyrinogen-III C-methyltransferase produces the protein MNSHNNKIPQLTLVGAGPGDVDLITVKGVEAIGSADVILYDALVNPELLKYAPIGTLKIFVGKRNNNHAYTQEQINALIIDLAFTHGHVVRLKGGDSFVFGRGYEELAHAKLFNIETAVIPGISSSIAVPELQGIPVTNRGTSESFWVITGTKSNGQLSEDIKLAAKSTATVVILMGLSKLKEIADVFIKEGKSDTAIALIQNGSLPSENIALGTIETIVEIAKEEKIGAPAIIVIGDVVKLHEAFPVSLTDWKYLLN, from the coding sequence ATGAACTCACATAACAATAAAATCCCACAATTAACATTGGTAGGCGCAGGTCCTGGAGATGTTGACTTAATTACTGTTAAAGGCGTTGAAGCCATTGGCTCCGCTGATGTAATATTATACGATGCATTGGTGAACCCCGAATTATTAAAATATGCGCCTATTGGAACCTTGAAAATATTTGTTGGAAAACGAAATAACAATCATGCTTACACACAAGAACAAATCAATGCATTGATTATTGATTTAGCTTTTACACATGGACATGTGGTTCGATTAAAGGGAGGCGACTCATTTGTATTTGGAAGAGGATATGAAGAGTTGGCACATGCAAAACTATTTAACATTGAAACAGCAGTAATCCCGGGAATCTCCAGCTCCATTGCTGTTCCTGAACTACAGGGAATTCCTGTGACCAACAGAGGAACAAGTGAAAGCTTTTGGGTAATCACCGGTACAAAGAGCAATGGACAACTTTCGGAGGATATAAAGTTGGCTGCGAAGTCGACAGCAACAGTCGTGATTTTAATGGGCTTAAGCAAACTCAAAGAAATAGCGGATGTGTTTATCAAAGAAGGGAAAAGTGATACGGCTATTGCATTGATTCAGAATGGGTCTTTGCCAAGTGAGAACATCGCTTTAGGAACCATCGAAACGATTGTAGAAATAGCGAAAGAGGAAAAAATAGGAGCACCGGCAATTATCGTCATAGGTGATGTTGTAAAACTTCATGAGGCGTTCCCCGTAAGTTTAACGGATTGGAAATATTTATTGAACTAG
- a CDS encoding HEPN domain-containing protein — MQSFQTEIENLPNKSGQALVEKDIIELEQKIHAFRNGTLNEEKFRSLRLARGVYGQRQQGVQMIRIKLPFGKVTGKQLLRIADISDEYSNGNLHLTTRQDVQIHFVSLDKTPELWAKLEQDDITLREACGNTVRNITASAVAGIDPKEPFDVSPYAQEMFKYFLRKPFGQELGRKLKFAFSSNDEDTAYTFMHDLGFIPKVKIIDGKITRGFKVLVGGGLGAQPFLAKTAFEFLEEDQIIPFTEALVRVFDRHGERASRHKARIKYLVNKIGIEEVLRLVAEERLALGYSTFPINYDAVPVKQNTSAASFTTFKISDNKKYQDWLVSNVFEQKQQGFYGVNIKIQLGNISSHTARELVSLVNTYAADDIRVTVNQGLLLKFVLKEALPALFKALDKLGLADPGFDSVGDITACPGTDTCNLGISSSTGITKELERVVKEEFPELLFNNDIKIKISGCMNSCGQHSLAQIGFHGSSFKNGTAVVPALQLVLGGGIVGNGEGRISEKIIKVPSKRGPAVLRTLLNDFEKNAVEGEYFNNYYDKQGKDYFYQLLKPHADNSTLLPEEYLDWGHTEEFKTEIGVGECAGVMIDLVATLIFEAEEKLDWAESALNEELYADSIYHSYASIISGAKALLLDKSLKTNTQNDIINDFDKHFVDTNEININGSFRTFVLQINQNEPTKQFAETYLKNAKEFIKQASALREQNRIAL, encoded by the coding sequence ATGCAAAGCTTTCAAACAGAAATAGAAAATCTCCCGAACAAATCGGGACAGGCTCTGGTAGAAAAGGATATAATTGAACTTGAACAAAAAATTCACGCCTTCCGAAATGGAACATTGAACGAAGAAAAATTTCGCTCTCTTCGCTTGGCGCGAGGTGTTTACGGTCAACGTCAGCAAGGTGTTCAGATGATTCGAATTAAATTGCCATTTGGTAAGGTAACCGGGAAACAATTGTTACGCATTGCGGATATATCAGATGAATATTCAAATGGTAATCTACATTTAACTACGCGTCAGGATGTGCAAATTCATTTTGTGAGTTTAGACAAAACTCCCGAATTGTGGGCAAAACTCGAGCAAGACGATATCACCTTGCGGGAAGCCTGCGGGAATACTGTCCGCAATATCACTGCATCTGCGGTTGCGGGCATCGATCCGAAAGAACCATTTGATGTTTCTCCGTATGCTCAGGAAATGTTTAAATACTTTTTGAGAAAACCATTCGGACAAGAGTTGGGCAGAAAATTAAAGTTCGCTTTTTCATCGAACGATGAAGATACTGCTTACACTTTTATGCACGATTTAGGATTTATTCCAAAAGTGAAAATCATAGACGGGAAAATCACCAGAGGCTTTAAAGTGCTTGTTGGCGGAGGATTAGGAGCGCAACCCTTTTTAGCGAAAACAGCATTTGAATTTTTAGAAGAAGATCAAATCATTCCGTTTACGGAAGCATTGGTGCGCGTTTTCGATAGACATGGTGAACGCGCAAGTCGTCATAAAGCAAGAATTAAATATTTGGTGAATAAAATTGGAATTGAAGAGGTGTTGCGATTGGTGGCGGAAGAGCGTTTGGCATTGGGTTATTCAACATTTCCCATTAATTACGATGCAGTGCCGGTGAAACAAAACACGTCAGCCGCATCTTTCACGACATTTAAAATAAGTGATAATAAAAAATATCAAGATTGGTTAGTTAGTAATGTATTTGAGCAAAAGCAGCAAGGCTTCTATGGTGTGAACATTAAAATTCAGTTAGGTAATATCAGTTCACACACCGCACGTGAGTTAGTTAGTTTAGTTAATACCTATGCAGCAGACGACATACGCGTAACGGTAAATCAAGGTTTGTTGTTGAAATTTGTTTTAAAAGAAGCCTTGCCCGCTTTGTTCAAAGCATTGGATAAATTAGGATTAGCCGATCCAGGATTTGATAGCGTTGGCGATATTACTGCTTGTCCGGGTACCGACACCTGCAACTTGGGAATATCCAGCAGCACTGGAATCACCAAAGAGTTGGAAAGAGTGGTGAAGGAAGAGTTTCCGGAACTATTGTTTAACAACGATATCAAAATAAAAATCAGTGGTTGTATGAATTCGTGTGGGCAACACAGCTTGGCGCAAATTGGATTTCATGGAAGCTCATTTAAAAATGGAACCGCTGTTGTTCCGGCATTGCAACTGGTTTTGGGTGGTGGAATTGTTGGAAACGGAGAAGGGCGAATTTCAGAGAAAATCATTAAAGTGCCCAGCAAACGTGGCCCAGCAGTGCTAAGAACCCTTTTGAATGACTTTGAAAAAAACGCTGTAGAAGGTGAATACTTTAATAATTACTATGATAAACAAGGGAAAGATTATTTCTATCAATTGTTAAAACCACATGCTGATAATAGCACCTTGTTGCCGGAGGAATACCTGGATTGGGGACATACGGAAGAATTCAAAACCGAGATTGGAGTGGGAGAATGTGCCGGAGTGATGATTGATTTGGTGGCGACCTTGATTTTTGAAGCAGAAGAAAAGTTGGATTGGGCAGAAAGCGCATTGAATGAAGAGTTGTATGCCGATAGTATTTATCACAGTTATGCAAGTATTATTAGCGGAGCCAAAGCATTGTTGTTAGATAAAAGTTTAAAAACAAATACACAAAACGATATTATCAATGATTTTGATAAACATTTTGTGGATACCAACGAAATCAATATAAATGGCAGTTTCAGAACCTTTGTTTTACAGATTAACCAAAATGAGCCCACAAAGCAGTTTGCAGAGACGTATTTAAAAAACGCAAAAGAGTTTATTAAACAAGCAAGTGCATTGAGAGAACAAAATAGAATAGCATTATGA
- a CDS encoding T9SS type A sorting domain-containing protein, translating into MKARKVLLIIFMLIFLIIAITESSNAQCNCEIALPPGPGAVVTLSPAVSIATINSTIAAATGPTTIYLADGTYNIPAGTYILVSKPDITIRSLSGNRDMVIINGTGMQSQSGDYHGIQIARGNCTIADITIKDIDCHPIQINFNTTFDIDNVLIHNVHIVDGGQQLIKVNVSGTGMFSDNGVIQCSLLEYTTSLPTGYWYTNGIDLQGGSNWEIRDNTIRRIKASMDQYTSGFSAGPAILCFKQASNTLVERNTILDCDEGIFFGNWGDVGPSHSGGIIRNNFIRGDNYTRAGIGVSRSPNALIINNTIYSPGSNAYQSQSLTSIEITGSEATGCVIQNNMMDEYMNITGAAPTPLQITNIVSSGAAHYVNPGAVHPLFPDLHLISSSSAINAGTAHINRTDDYDCQTPTAAVDIGADEFSITTNINNNSNTIAMNIFPNPTTDELNITYSLNQSQNVLIELLNVLGEKIVLLNQKQYAGERTFNLHMNELSLNDGVYFVRISVEGNTYVRKIVKQ; encoded by the coding sequence ATGAAAGCAAGAAAAGTTTTATTAATCATCTTTATGTTGATTTTTCTAATCATTGCAATTACAGAAAGCTCAAATGCACAATGCAATTGTGAAATTGCCTTACCTCCCGGTCCCGGTGCAGTTGTTACGCTATCTCCAGCGGTGAGTATTGCAACAATTAATTCAACCATTGCAGCCGCAACGGGTCCAACAACAATTTATTTGGCAGATGGAACGTATAACATTCCAGCAGGAACGTATATCCTTGTTTCCAAGCCTGATATTACCATTCGTTCCTTATCAGGGAACAGAGACATGGTGATTATTAACGGTACCGGAATGCAATCGCAGAGCGGGGATTATCATGGAATACAAATAGCAAGAGGCAATTGTACCATTGCGGATATCACGATTAAGGACATTGATTGTCACCCGATACAAATCAATTTCAACACCACGTTTGATATCGACAATGTACTGATTCATAATGTACATATTGTGGATGGCGGACAACAGCTTATAAAAGTGAATGTAAGTGGAACAGGTATGTTTAGTGATAATGGTGTAATTCAATGTTCGTTGTTGGAATACACAACTTCCTTGCCAACAGGTTATTGGTATACCAACGGAATTGATTTGCAAGGGGGCAGCAATTGGGAGATTCGCGACAATACCATCAGAAGAATTAAAGCATCAATGGATCAATATACATCAGGCTTTTCTGCTGGTCCGGCTATTTTATGTTTTAAGCAAGCATCAAATACATTGGTTGAACGCAATACCATTTTAGATTGTGATGAAGGAATCTTTTTTGGAAATTGGGGAGATGTTGGGCCGTCCCATTCGGGAGGAATTATTAGAAACAATTTTATCCGAGGGGATAACTACACACGAGCAGGAATAGGTGTTTCCCGTTCTCCCAATGCCTTGATTATAAACAATACCATTTATTCTCCCGGCTCAAATGCGTATCAAAGTCAGTCGTTAACATCTATAGAAATTACGGGTTCAGAAGCAACGGGCTGTGTTATTCAAAACAACATGATGGATGAATACATGAATATTACAGGAGCTGCTCCAACGCCATTACAGATTACCAACATTGTCTCTTCAGGTGCTGCACATTATGTTAATCCAGGTGCAGTGCATCCGTTGTTTCCTGATTTGCATTTGATTTCCAGCTCTTCGGCAATAAATGCAGGAACCGCTCATATTAATAGGACTGATGATTACGACTGTCAAACACCTACAGCAGCAGTTGATATAGGAGCAGACGAATTTAGTATCACAACCAACATTAACAACAATTCAAATACAATAGCCATGAACATATTTCCAAATCCAACAACGGATGAGTTGAACATCACCTATTCATTAAATCAATCTCAAAATGTTTTGATAGAACTATTAAATGTTTTAGGTGAGAAAATTGTTCTGTTAAATCAAAAACAATATGCAGGAGAACGCACATTTAATCTGCATATGAACGAACTATCATTAAATGACGGAGTATATTTTGTGCGCATTTCTGTGGAAGGGAATACCTATGTTCGCAAAATTGTAAAGCAGTAA
- a CDS encoding T9SS type A sorting domain-containing protein translates to MKKFTLSCLLVFSSVVAAFATGHVATAIGTNPTCNGSCDGSAVAMASGGIGPYGYTWTGPASYTATGANISGLCAGTYIVTAIDSSDMSTAFYTLNLTEPAAVVVSVNSTTTCLGTGPVTLLATGATTYVWSTGATTNPIIVTPATTTSYTVTGTTAGCTATAVATVTVNTPPVVTLFPLPDACGTCSGSITTSAAGAVTYSWIGPGYVGTTMNAFGLCPGTYTLTATGLGGCSTTATATVIPLPLAVATVSTTPASCGACDGTATIAVTGGVPPYTFSWSIGATTSTITGLCPGTYTVAVTDGNGCTSTALGTVASTSSITAITSTTPTGCGVCNGSANVTATGGTGGYTYDWAPGAPTGDGTTGISNLCLGGYTVTVTDGAGCSSTAVATITNTTPVVATAVATPSACGVCNGTVSVFESGGTAPYVYDLTGFPQQTNGNFSGVCPGTYIATVTDVNGCIGIYTIVVNSVNSTSFAVTSVPQNETGSGLSNGFIDLTVSGSAPPYTFLWSNGATTEDIYSLSGGMYSVTITDNNGECAMYTFLISTIPAYGFITGYVYNDINTNCLFDAGDSPIAGYYVTVTSGTSTYYGYTNASGYYSVWVPNGSYTVTPTTLTDLEAACTASYPVTVTSGSTSLNNNFAYTLPPIYDVCITTYSTGIVPGFNGAYYTTLHNYGTQTAIGVAYLVLPSILNYVTSSPLASSVSGDTIFWNYTINPFTAQFFSVTFYTPPTTPLGTVTMAHVNATVTNGTDINPGCNNYVYTRFVTGSFDPNAKTVSPSGYGATGNIGLTETEFTYLVQFQNTGSGPAVNINVTDTISSMLDLLSFEMLEASHSYVVEFLPGNVIRWKFDNIMLPDSTSNEPGSHGHVLFRMSKAAAPAYGEVIENKVFIYFDFNAPVITNTAINTYAMPMSIEGQTSENGNITVYPNPFTDNATFVIESEKVNELYSFELTDILGKKVKVMSGISQKQFEISRADLQNGIYFYKIYTSESIIGIGKVVIK, encoded by the coding sequence ATGAAAAAATTTACACTTTCCTGCTTACTTGTTTTTTCAAGTGTAGTAGCAGCCTTTGCAACTGGTCACGTTGCCACAGCTATCGGAACAAATCCTACTTGTAATGGCTCATGCGATGGTTCTGCTGTTGCAATGGCTTCCGGTGGTATTGGTCCTTATGGGTATACCTGGACAGGTCCTGCGAGTTATACAGCAACGGGGGCAAATATTTCAGGGTTATGTGCAGGAACGTACATTGTTACAGCCATTGATAGCAGTGATATGAGTACAGCATTTTATACATTAAATTTAACAGAACCGGCAGCGGTAGTTGTTTCAGTGAATTCCACAACAACCTGTTTGGGTACAGGACCAGTTACGCTATTGGCTACCGGAGCAACAACCTATGTATGGAGCACCGGTGCAACAACAAATCCGATTATTGTTACGCCTGCAACAACAACCTCTTATACCGTAACAGGAACAACTGCCGGATGTACAGCAACTGCGGTTGCAACAGTTACTGTGAATACACCTCCTGTTGTAACATTATTTCCACTTCCCGATGCCTGTGGAACATGCAGTGGATCGATTACAACATCCGCAGCAGGGGCAGTTACGTATTCATGGATTGGACCGGGTTATGTTGGTACAACGATGAATGCCTTTGGATTATGTCCCGGAACTTATACGTTAACAGCAACGGGACTTGGAGGGTGTTCAACCACAGCAACAGCAACAGTAATACCATTGCCACTTGCAGTGGCTACAGTATCAACTACGCCAGCTTCTTGCGGTGCATGTGATGGAACAGCAACGATTGCAGTAACAGGAGGAGTGCCTCCCTATACTTTCTCGTGGTCGATTGGTGCAACAACCTCAACAATAACAGGGTTGTGCCCTGGCACCTATACGGTTGCCGTAACAGATGGAAACGGATGTACTTCTACCGCTTTGGGCACAGTTGCAAGTACGTCATCTATCACAGCAATAACAAGTACAACACCAACCGGTTGCGGTGTGTGTAATGGTAGCGCAAACGTAACGGCAACAGGTGGAACAGGAGGTTATACCTACGATTGGGCACCAGGAGCACCAACAGGAGATGGAACAACAGGTATTTCAAATTTATGTTTAGGAGGTTATACCGTTACAGTAACAGATGGTGCAGGATGCTCTTCAACGGCAGTAGCAACCATAACAAATACAACACCTGTTGTTGCAACGGCAGTAGCAACCCCTTCTGCTTGTGGAGTATGTAATGGTACGGTGAGTGTATTCGAATCAGGTGGTACTGCCCCATATGTATATGATTTAACAGGATTTCCTCAACAAACCAACGGTAACTTTTCAGGTGTTTGTCCGGGTACCTATATAGCAACCGTTACCGATGTGAATGGTTGTATTGGAATCTATACGATTGTTGTAAATTCGGTGAATTCAACAAGCTTTGCGGTTACCAGTGTTCCTCAAAACGAAACCGGATCAGGCTTAAGCAATGGGTTTATTGACTTAACCGTTTCGGGTTCCGCTCCTCCATATACCTTTTTGTGGAGCAATGGTGCAACAACAGAAGATATTTATTCATTATCAGGAGGAATGTACAGCGTTACAATTACTGATAATAATGGTGAATGCGCCATGTATACATTTTTAATTTCAACGATTCCGGCTTACGGATTTATTACTGGGTATGTATACAACGACATCAATACCAACTGTCTTTTTGATGCAGGAGATAGTCCTATCGCTGGATATTATGTTACAGTTACCAGCGGAACATCAACATATTATGGGTATACCAATGCTTCAGGATATTATTCTGTTTGGGTACCCAATGGAAGTTATACAGTTACACCAACAACGCTGACGGATTTGGAAGCAGCTTGCACAGCTTCTTATCCCGTAACGGTTACTTCAGGAAGCACGAGTTTAAACAATAATTTTGCATATACGTTGCCTCCTATTTACGATGTTTGTATCACGACCTATAGTACAGGAATTGTTCCCGGATTTAATGGAGCCTATTACACAACTCTTCATAACTATGGAACCCAAACAGCAATTGGAGTGGCTTATCTTGTGTTGCCAAGTATCTTAAACTATGTGACTTCATCACCTCTGGCCAGCAGTGTTTCTGGAGACACCATTTTTTGGAATTATACAATCAATCCGTTTACTGCGCAATTCTTTTCTGTTACTTTTTATACCCCTCCAACTACTCCGCTGGGGACAGTAACAATGGCCCATGTGAATGCCACTGTTACCAATGGAACAGATATTAATCCCGGATGTAATAACTATGTGTATACACGCTTTGTAACCGGTTCATTCGATCCGAATGCAAAAACGGTTTCTCCATCGGGCTATGGCGCAACAGGGAATATCGGGTTAACGGAAACAGAATTTACCTATTTGGTTCAATTCCAAAATACGGGTTCTGGTCCTGCAGTAAACATCAATGTGACAGACACCATTTCTTCGATGTTGGATTTGTTGAGCTTTGAAATGCTTGAAGCAAGCCATTCTTATGTTGTTGAATTTTTACCGGGCAATGTTATTCGTTGGAAATTCGATAACATCATGTTGCCGGATAGTACCAGCAATGAACCAGGAAGTCATGGACATGTTTTATTCAGAATGTCGAAAGCAGCAGCGCCAGCATATGGTGAGGTCATCGAAAATAAAGTATTTATTTACTTCGACTTTAATGCACCTGTGATTACGAATACAGCAATCAATACGTATGCAATGCCGATGTCTATTGAAGGACAAACAAGTGAAAATGGTAACATTACGGTTTATCCAAATCCGTTTACAGACAATGCCACGTTTGTTATTGAATCGGAAAAGGTGAATGAATTGTATTCATTTGAGTTAACAGACATATTGGGTAAAAAAGTGAAAGTGATGAGTGGAATTTCTCAAAAACAATTTGAAATTTCAAGAGCGGATTTACAAAACGGAATCTATTTCTATAAGATATACACTTCTGAAAGTATTATTGGTATTGGGAAAGTAGTGATTAAGTAA
- a CDS encoding CvpA family protein, protein MNYIDILLCIPLVWGLYKGFTKGLVIEAATLVAFSLGVWGGITFSDYIAQKMSEGFDWKSPYLPIIAFALTFLVIIAFVFLVAKMIQKMVDGVALSAVNKIGGAVFGALKFALMMSVVIFMIDAVEESYPMISFTTKEESLLYRPVGKIAPTLIPALNKSKVAAMMPKAEDVKVEIEVDPSSLLDTTKVDVKLKLKE, encoded by the coding sequence ATGAATTACATCGATATCTTACTTTGTATTCCGCTTGTTTGGGGCCTCTACAAAGGTTTTACGAAGGGACTTGTGATTGAAGCTGCCACCTTGGTTGCATTCAGCTTAGGAGTTTGGGGTGGAATTACATTCTCTGATTACATTGCTCAAAAAATGTCGGAAGGCTTCGACTGGAAATCTCCCTATTTACCCATCATTGCGTTTGCGCTTACTTTTTTAGTGATTATTGCTTTTGTTTTTTTAGTCGCAAAAATGATTCAAAAAATGGTGGATGGTGTTGCACTAAGTGCGGTCAATAAGATTGGCGGTGCTGTATTTGGTGCCTTGAAATTTGCGTTGATGATGAGTGTGGTTATTTTTATGATTGATGCTGTGGAAGAAAGTTATCCCATGATTTCATTTACAACAAAGGAAGAATCATTACTCTATCGTCCTGTTGGGAAGATAGCACCTACGTTGATTCCAGCATTGAATAAAAGCAAAGTTGCTGCAATGATGCCGAAAGCGGAAGATGTGAAAGTAGAAATTGAAGTGGATCCTTCCAGTTTGTTAGATACAACAAAAGTGGATGTGAAATTGAAATTGAAAGAATAA
- the atpG gene encoding ATP synthase F1 subunit gamma: MANLKEVRNRIVSVSSTQQITSAMKMVSAAKLRRAQDAITQMRPYASKLKEILENLSASLDSSDGAYSKQRPIKNVLLVVITSNRGLCGGFNANVLKAAMKLAREDYKGNNVSVLCIGKKAADYFKKTDYGIIGSDMPRGLNELFDELTFVNVAPVAEKIMQVFVDGQFDKVELIYNQFKNAAVQIPTTEQYLPVQAPAASDNKKVGEYIFEPSKEFIVADLIPRSLKTQLFKALLDSHAAEHGARMTSMHKATDNAGALIKELKLTYNKARQAAITNEILEIVGGAEALAG, translated from the coding sequence ATGGCAAATTTAAAAGAGGTTCGTAACCGAATAGTATCTGTAAGTTCAACGCAACAAATCACAAGCGCTATGAAAATGGTGAGTGCGGCTAAGTTGCGTAGAGCACAAGATGCAATCACACAAATGCGCCCATATGCAAGTAAGTTGAAGGAAATTCTGGAAAACTTAAGCGCAAGTTTGGATAGCTCGGATGGAGCATATTCAAAACAACGTCCGATAAAAAATGTATTGTTGGTTGTGATTACTTCTAACCGTGGGTTGTGCGGTGGATTTAATGCAAACGTGTTGAAAGCAGCAATGAAATTGGCACGCGAAGATTACAAAGGAAACAATGTAAGTGTATTGTGTATCGGTAAAAAGGCGGCAGATTATTTTAAAAAGACAGATTACGGAATCATTGGTTCGGACATGCCTCGTGGCTTAAACGAATTGTTTGATGAATTAACATTTGTAAATGTTGCTCCGGTTGCAGAAAAAATTATGCAAGTATTTGTTGACGGACAATTTGATAAAGTAGAATTAATCTACAATCAATTTAAAAACGCAGCAGTACAAATCCCTACAACAGAACAATATCTGCCGGTTCAAGCACCAGCTGCATCCGATAATAAAAAAGTTGGAGAGTATATTTTTGAACCAAGTAAAGAATTTATCGTTGCAGATTTAATTCCTCGCTCTTTAAAAACACAATTGTTTAAAGCATTATTAGATTCACATGCGGCTGAACATGGTGCACGTATGACATCAATGCACAAAGCAACTGATAACGCAGGAGCATTGATTAAAGAATTGAAATTAACATACAACAAAGCACGTCAAGCAGCCATCACAAACGAAATCTTAGAGATTGTTGGTGGAGCAGAAGCGTTGGCTGGATAA
- a CDS encoding F0F1 ATP synthase subunit alpha, whose translation MAEVKPAEVSAILRQQLSGFKSEQELEEVGTVLQVGDGIARIYGLSKVQSGELIEFASGLKGIVLNLEEDNVGAVVLGSSNDIKEGDVVKRTGKIASLQVGEGMLGRVVDTMGHPIDGKGPITGKLYEMPLERKAPGVIYRQPVTEPLQTGLKAIDAMIPIGRGQRELIIGDRQTGKTAVAIDTIINQKEFYEAGNPVFCIYVAIGQKGSTVANIQRVLEENGAMAYTVIVAATASDPAPMQFYAPFAGAAIGEFFRDSGKPALIVYDDLSKQAVAYREVSLLLRRPPGREAYPGDVFYLHSRLLERAAKINSNDEIAKNMNDLPDSIKDIVKGGGSLTALPIIETQAGDVSAYIPTNVISITDGQIFLELNLFNAGVRPAINVGISVSRVGGNAQIKSMKKVAGTLKLDQAQYRELEAFSKFGSDLDAATKSVLDKGARNVEILKQAQFSPARVEQQIAIIYCGTKGLLRNVPVNKVKEFEAEYIAFLEAKHKNILNDLKAGKFTDEITNVLEAVAKDLSANYK comes from the coding sequence ATGGCAGAAGTAAAACCGGCAGAAGTATCTGCAATCTTAAGACAACAATTATCAGGATTTAAATCCGAGCAAGAATTAGAAGAAGTTGGTACCGTGTTGCAAGTAGGTGATGGTATCGCTCGTATTTATGGACTTTCAAAAGTTCAGTCCGGTGAGTTAATTGAATTCGCTAGCGGATTAAAAGGAATTGTATTGAACCTTGAAGAAGACAACGTTGGTGCGGTTGTACTTGGTTCATCAAATGATATTAAAGAAGGTGATGTTGTAAAACGTACCGGTAAAATTGCTTCATTACAAGTTGGTGAAGGAATGTTAGGCCGCGTTGTTGATACAATGGGTCACCCAATTGATGGTAAAGGACCAATTACCGGTAAATTATATGAAATGCCATTGGAGCGTAAAGCACCGGGTGTTATCTACCGTCAACCGGTTACTGAGCCATTACAAACAGGATTGAAAGCGATTGATGCGATGATTCCTATCGGTCGTGGACAACGTGAGTTAATCATTGGTGACCGTCAAACAGGTAAAACTGCGGTTGCAATTGATACCATCATCAATCAAAAAGAGTTTTATGAAGCAGGAAATCCTGTATTCTGTATTTATGTGGCAATCGGACAAAAAGGTTCGACTGTAGCAAACATTCAGCGTGTATTAGAAGAGAATGGTGCAATGGCGTATACTGTAATTGTAGCAGCAACAGCATCAGATCCTGCTCCAATGCAATTCTACGCTCCTTTCGCAGGTGCAGCAATTGGTGAGTTCTTCCGCGATTCCGGAAAACCTGCATTAATTGTTTATGATGATTTATCAAAACAAGCAGTTGCTTACCGTGAGGTTTCTTTGTTATTACGTAGACCTCCGGGACGTGAGGCGTATCCTGGTGACGTGTTCTACTTACATAGCCGTTTATTAGAGCGTGCTGCGAAAATCAACTCGAATGATGAGATTGCAAAAAACATGAACGATTTGCCGGATTCTATTAAGGATATCGTTAAAGGTGGTGGATCATTAACTGCTTTACCAATTATTGAAACACAAGCAGGTGACGTTTCTGCATACATTCCAACAAACGTAATTTCGATTACCGATGGACAGATTTTCTTGGAGTTGAACTTGTTCAACGCTGGTGTTCGTCCGGCTATCAACGTAGGTATTTCTGTATCACGTGTAGGTGGTAACGCTCAAATTAAATCCATGAAAAAAGTGGCTGGTACCTTGAAGTTGGATCAAGCGCAATACCGTGAGTTAGAGGCGTTCTCTAAATTCGGTTCCGACTTAGATGCTGCTACAAAATCAGTATTGGATAAAGGTGCACGTAACGTGGAAATTTTGAAACAAGCACAGTTTTCTCCGGCACGTGTAGAACAACAAATTGCAATTATTTACTGTGGAACAAAAGGTTTATTGCGTAACGTTCCTGTAAATAAAGTAAAAGAATTCGAAGCAGAATACATCGCATTCTTAGAAGCAAAACACAAAAATATCTTGAACGATTTAAAAGCAGGAAAATTCACTGACGAAATCACAAACGTGTTGGAAGCAGTAGCAAAAGATTTATCTGCAAACTATAAATAA